In Devosia litorisediminis, one genomic interval encodes:
- a CDS encoding TRAP transporter large permease, translating into MFDPFVWALVLIVGLSLFGYSIGIAMLVGSIVFLAGRGFDTSIASETLLQGLFNSYTLLSIPLFILAADIMNAGSLADRLLRFSQAVVGRFRGGLGHVNVFSSLIFSGMSGSAIADAVGMGRIIINMMTKNGQYSPAYAAAITAASATIGPIIPPSIPMVLYALVSDTSIGFLFAAGILPGLLMGVVLMVMNGLIAKQRGFPRDEVVPLKALPGVTFRAIPALLLPLILLGGIYGGIMTPTEAAAVAAAYALVISVVVYRSVSAGQFYTTLLNSARSTAAVGILIAGALAFNYVITRQDVPASLAMFIQQFDLSPVGFLIAINLLMLALGCVLEGGAILLIIVPIFIPTAQAMGIDLVHFGVVVVVNAMLGLITPPYGLLLFVVANITGQPVGRIIRELLPFLGALFIALGIITFVPDFVLFLPRLLGYRG; encoded by the coding sequence ATGTTTGATCCTTTCGTCTGGGCGCTCGTGCTGATCGTCGGGCTGTCGCTGTTCGGCTATTCAATCGGCATCGCCATGCTGGTGGGGTCAATCGTGTTTCTGGCGGGGCGCGGCTTTGACACCTCCATTGCCTCCGAAACGCTGCTGCAGGGCCTGTTCAACAGCTACACGCTACTCTCCATTCCCCTGTTCATTCTGGCTGCCGACATCATGAATGCGGGCTCGCTGGCGGATCGGCTCCTGCGCTTTTCCCAGGCGGTGGTGGGCCGGTTCCGTGGTGGGCTGGGTCATGTGAATGTGTTTTCCAGCCTGATCTTTTCGGGCATGTCCGGCTCGGCCATCGCTGATGCCGTGGGCATGGGCCGCATCATCATCAACATGATGACCAAGAACGGGCAGTACAGCCCCGCTTATGCTGCGGCGATCACTGCTGCATCGGCCACGATCGGACCGATCATTCCGCCGTCCATTCCGATGGTGCTCTATGCGCTGGTCTCGGACACCTCGATCGGCTTCCTGTTTGCGGCCGGTATTCTGCCTGGCCTGCTGATGGGCGTGGTGCTGATGGTGATGAATGGCCTGATTGCCAAGCAACGCGGCTTTCCGCGCGATGAAGTGGTGCCCCTCAAGGCTCTGCCGGGCGTCACCTTCCGGGCGATCCCGGCGCTGCTGCTGCCGCTGATCCTGCTCGGGGGCATCTATGGGGGCATCATGACGCCAACCGAAGCGGCGGCGGTGGCTGCGGCCTATGCGCTGGTGATCTCGGTTGTGGTCTATCGTTCAGTTTCGGCGGGGCAGTTCTATACGACGCTGCTCAACAGTGCGCGCTCGACCGCTGCGGTGGGTATTCTGATCGCAGGGGCCCTGGCGTTCAATTACGTGATTACCCGTCAGGACGTGCCGGCGAGCCTGGCCATGTTCATTCAGCAGTTTGACCTGTCGCCAGTGGGCTTCCTGATCGCCATCAATCTGCTGATGCTGGCGTTGGGCTGTGTGCTGGAGGGCGGCGCGATCCTGCTGATCATCGTGCCGATTTTCATCCCGACCGCCCAGGCAATGGGTATTGATCTGGTGCACTTCGGTGTCGTGGTGGTGGTCAACGCCATGCTCGGGCTGATCACGCCACCCTATGGCCTGCTGTTGTTTGTGGTTGCCAACATTACCGGGCAACCCGTGGGGCGCATCATTCGGGAACTGCTGCCCTTTCTGGGGGCCCTGTTCATCGCCTTGGGGATCATCACCTTCGTTCCCGACTTCGTTTTGTTTCTGCCACGCCTGCTTGGCTATCGCGGCTGA
- a CDS encoding DUF3237 domain-containing protein gives MTSAPPSKPSLPTLDYAFTISATIGQPISAGRHAQGERLHIPILSGRVEGPRLQGTILPGGSDWPLIRPDGTSEISASYSMRADDGTLIFVQNQGLRVSSPEVLARLRQGQPVDPSEYYFFATPRFDAPDGPHHWLRDTVFLSSIAPSSAGITIAVYAVR, from the coding sequence ATGACCTCCGCCCCGCCCAGCAAGCCCAGCCTGCCCACGCTGGACTATGCCTTCACCATCAGTGCGACGATTGGCCAGCCCATCAGCGCGGGTCGCCATGCTCAGGGCGAGAGGCTGCACATTCCCATTCTGTCCGGCCGGGTCGAGGGGCCGCGCCTGCAGGGCACGATCCTGCCCGGCGGCTCTGACTGGCCCCTGATCCGCCCTGATGGAACATCGGAAATTTCTGCCAGCTACTCCATGCGTGCCGACGATGGCACGCTGATATTCGTACAGAACCAGGGCCTTCGCGTCTCCTCGCCCGAGGTGCTCGCGCGCCTGCGCCAGGGTCAGCCCGTTGACCCCTCGGAGTACTATTTTTTCGCGACGCCGCGCTTTGACGCGCCCGATGGACCTCACCACTGGCTGCGCGACACCGTCTTCTTGTCGTCCATTGCGCCCAGTTCTGCGGGCATAACAATCGCTGTCTACGCAGTTCGGTAA
- a CDS encoding AraC family transcriptional regulator gives MKRATVAAGLVRSLAAYATRSGLHQPDILGEVGLTEAELRDQDNRIGFDTYLKLIDVLISQTGEPALLAKHAVETQLEKISVVGLIVGSAASLPDAMQQLNRYATLMVDIDIMESGPRFSVSQDGSEVWIIDNRPDPNRSPALTEAAFGRFIGEFRRNLPEHPFAVRIEMTHAKPAHADGLEQLLQCPITFGRTRNAMQIAPEWLSRPFENTSRYVFGIFSEKADALLQDLAREDSIRARVEAGLMPGLHKGEASIDAIASELGMSRATLYRRLKQEGTTFAEVADELRCRMASDYLSARKVSVNEAAYLVGFSEASSFVRAFRRWTGQTPTEYRDQLLAASA, from the coding sequence ATGAAACGCGCAACCGTTGCCGCAGGATTAGTCCGCTCGCTTGCTGCATACGCGACACGCTCGGGATTGCATCAGCCGGACATCCTTGGAGAGGTTGGATTGACCGAGGCTGAGCTACGCGATCAGGACAACCGCATCGGCTTTGACACCTACCTGAAACTCATTGATGTGCTCATCTCTCAAACAGGTGAGCCGGCTTTGCTGGCAAAGCACGCCGTTGAGACGCAACTTGAGAAAATCAGTGTCGTCGGGTTGATCGTTGGCTCCGCCGCCTCCCTGCCCGATGCGATGCAGCAGCTGAACCGCTACGCTACTCTCATGGTGGATATCGACATTATGGAAAGTGGCCCGCGGTTCAGCGTGTCGCAGGACGGCAGCGAAGTCTGGATCATCGACAACAGGCCCGATCCGAACCGAAGCCCTGCGTTGACCGAGGCTGCATTCGGACGGTTCATCGGCGAGTTCAGGCGCAACCTTCCCGAGCATCCTTTCGCCGTGCGAATTGAAATGACCCATGCCAAACCGGCGCACGCGGACGGACTTGAGCAATTGCTGCAATGCCCCATCACTTTTGGACGCACGCGCAATGCAATGCAGATCGCACCAGAATGGCTCTCGCGCCCTTTCGAGAACACGTCCCGGTACGTGTTCGGCATTTTTTCCGAGAAGGCGGACGCCCTGCTCCAGGACCTGGCAAGAGAAGATAGTATCCGTGCACGCGTGGAAGCTGGACTGATGCCTGGCCTTCACAAGGGCGAAGCCTCGATTGACGCGATCGCTTCCGAACTCGGTATGAGCCGGGCGACACTCTATCGCCGCCTCAAGCAGGAAGGCACGACGTTTGCCGAGGTTGCCGATGAATTGAGATGCCGCATGGCATCTGACTATCTCTCCGCCCGCAAGGTCTCCGTCAATGAAGCGGCTTATCTGGTGGGTTTTTCGGAGGCTTCCTCGTTTGTGCGTGCCTTCCGTCGCTGGACCGGGCAGACCCCGACCGAATATCGCGATCAATTGCTCGCGGCTTCGGCCTGA
- a CDS encoding alpha/beta hydrolase gives MLNPQLEPFLAVWNEKWKQLPAGAKPADRRALFEVIARDMRLPTPQRVETDAEHWIPSAAGDVRVRVFRHGNNSTQPCLIYMHGGAWMQGSPETHWDITSRIAAANRQTVISVDYALAPEHPFPAAITQCQEVVRWVAANAEKLSIDPARIAVGGDSAGANLAASLALFFRGGDIALSGQLLVYPAVDFEMQRPAYVENATAPLLSVAGMPAVNAMYCPNPADLRNPMAAPMLADNHADLPPAYIAVAQNDPLRDDGLDYAKKLQDSGVAVTVDTGEGLIHGYLRAMEYCEASRTSLSAMCVWLDRINSRP, from the coding sequence GTGCTGAACCCACAATTGGAACCGTTTCTGGCTGTCTGGAACGAAAAATGGAAACAGCTTCCCGCTGGGGCCAAGCCGGCTGATCGCCGCGCTCTGTTTGAAGTCATTGCCCGGGACATGCGTCTGCCCACGCCGCAGAGAGTAGAGACCGATGCCGAACACTGGATCCCCAGCGCGGCGGGCGATGTGCGGGTGCGCGTGTTCCGCCATGGCAACAATTCCACCCAGCCTTGCCTGATCTACATGCATGGTGGGGCCTGGATGCAGGGCAGCCCTGAGACCCATTGGGATATCACCAGCCGGATCGCAGCCGCCAACCGGCAGACCGTCATCAGTGTCGACTACGCTCTGGCCCCCGAACACCCCTTCCCTGCCGCCATTACCCAGTGTCAGGAAGTGGTGCGCTGGGTTGCCGCGAATGCGGAAAAGCTGTCCATTGACCCAGCCCGGATCGCCGTCGGCGGCGACAGTGCCGGGGCCAATCTGGCTGCCAGCCTCGCCCTGTTCTTCCGCGGCGGCGACATTGCCCTGAGCGGGCAATTGCTGGTCTATCCTGCTGTCGATTTCGAGATGCAGCGCCCCGCCTATGTCGAGAACGCCACAGCGCCTCTGCTCAGCGTCGCAGGCATGCCGGCGGTCAATGCTATGTACTGCCCCAACCCGGCCGATCTGCGCAACCCGATGGCGGCACCCATGCTGGCAGACAATCACGCTGACCTGCCGCCTGCCTATATCGCCGTGGCGCAGAACGACCCGCTGCGCGATGACGGGCTGGATTACGCCAAAAAACTGCAGGACTCCGGTGTCGCCGTGACGGTGGACACCGGTGAAGGGCTCATTCACGGCTACCTGCGCGCCATGGAATATTGCGAAGCCAGCCGCACCAGCCTGAGCGCCATGTGCGTCTGGCTGGACCGCATCAATTCCCGTCCATGA
- a CDS encoding MarR family winged helix-turn-helix transcriptional regulator: MDATDPWKPSIGTLLHEVTRLLRRRFEEEAKRHGLTLAQWRAMVTIHKQDGITQVALAAYIDCDAMTLSGILDRLDKRGLIERIVHPDDSRAKQTRLTPAGQSLMAQSQDVAAQVFSQALEGLDEQARQALTESLMRIRTNLSAQEPSIVEIGKPAE; this comes from the coding sequence ATGGACGCCACCGACCCATGGAAACCGTCCATTGGTACTTTGTTGCACGAGGTCACGCGGCTGTTACGCCGGCGGTTTGAAGAGGAAGCGAAACGACACGGCCTGACGCTGGCGCAATGGCGAGCCATGGTCACCATTCACAAGCAGGATGGCATTACTCAGGTGGCATTGGCCGCATATATCGACTGCGATGCCATGACGTTGAGTGGCATTCTTGACCGTCTAGACAAGCGCGGTCTGATCGAGCGTATCGTGCATCCCGATGATAGTCGCGCCAAGCAGACCCGACTGACGCCCGCCGGTCAGTCGCTAATGGCCCAGTCACAGGATGTCGCGGCGCAGGTCTTTTCCCAAGCGCTAGAGGGGCTGGACGAGCAGGCGCGCCAGGCACTGACCGAAAGCCTGATGCGCATCCGCACCAATCTCTCCGCCCAAGAACCCAGCATTGTCGAAATCGGAAAGCCTGCTGAATGA
- a CDS encoding TetR/AcrR family transcriptional regulator — translation MSEIVSKTGKKATAKTRAQDPEGTKRNIIEVAMREFADNGLSGARIDEIAAKTNASKRMIYYYFDDKDGLYLRCLEEAYRVVRSGEVELNLDHLSPTDALRRLVEFTFEHHNSHPDFIRMVMIENIHNGMFLERSVTIQQLNATAIDNLKRIYQRGVEAGVFRKGIEPLDLHWHISALCFFNVSNRATFSRIFERAMEGDREQARLRNQVVAMILRFVIEPTELAAIAH, via the coding sequence ATGAGCGAAATCGTTAGTAAAACCGGGAAAAAGGCGACCGCCAAAACCCGTGCACAAGACCCGGAAGGGACCAAACGCAACATCATTGAAGTCGCCATGCGCGAATTTGCAGACAATGGTCTGTCCGGTGCCCGGATCGACGAGATCGCCGCCAAGACCAATGCCTCCAAGCGCATGATCTACTATTATTTCGACGACAAGGACGGCCTGTACCTGCGTTGTCTGGAAGAGGCCTACCGCGTGGTGCGCAGCGGCGAGGTCGAGCTCAACCTTGATCACCTCAGCCCCACTGACGCACTGCGCCGCCTGGTCGAATTCACCTTCGAGCACCACAACAGTCATCCCGATTTCATTCGCATGGTGATGATCGAGAACATCCATAACGGCATGTTCCTCGAACGCTCGGTGACCATTCAGCAGCTCAATGCCACCGCCATCGACAATCTCAAGCGCATCTACCAGCGCGGCGTGGAAGCAGGCGTCTTCCGCAAGGGAATCGAGCCGCTCGACCTGCACTGGCACATCAGCGCGCTCTGCTTCTTCAATGTCTCCAACCGCGCCACTTTCAGTCGCATCTTTGAGCGTGCCATGGAGGGAGACCGCGAACAGGCCCGGTTGCGCAACCAGGTCGTGGCGATGATTCTCCGCTTCGTCATTGAGCCCACTGAACTGGCCGCAATCGCCCACTGA
- a CDS encoding shikimate dehydrogenase has protein sequence MQLTQSVSADVGEAVPAQNGPSVLVGLVGRNIQRSRTPRMHEVEGARHGMRYTYQLIDAAMAGDSALGIAQILEAAALFGFAGLNITYPYKQAIMPHLDEIDDGAARVGAVNTVVLRKGKSRGYNTDLWGFGQGFDLEMGDAPRQTVVQLGAGGAGSAVANALVGCGVGELLIADLDHARATALVARLNGKGANAAALSLESIGTRRFDGIVNATPIGMDATPGMPVDRSVLRPDIWVADIIYFPLETELLASARALGCRTLSGASMAVFQAVKAFELFTGRPADADAMRATFDGFETRVP, from the coding sequence GTGCAGTTGACCCAGTCTGTCAGCGCTGATGTAGGCGAGGCCGTGCCGGCTCAGAACGGTCCGTCGGTGCTCGTTGGTCTGGTGGGTCGCAACATCCAGCGGTCGCGCACGCCGCGTATGCATGAGGTCGAGGGCGCGCGGCACGGCATGCGCTATACCTATCAGCTTATCGATGCCGCCATGGCCGGTGACAGCGCGCTCGGCATTGCCCAGATCCTGGAGGCGGCAGCGTTGTTCGGCTTCGCGGGGCTGAACATCACCTATCCTTACAAACAGGCGATCATGCCACATCTCGACGAGATCGATGATGGTGCTGCGCGTGTCGGGGCGGTCAATACGGTAGTGCTCCGCAAGGGCAAGTCGCGTGGCTACAACACAGATCTGTGGGGTTTTGGGCAGGGCTTTGACCTTGAGATGGGCGATGCACCGCGCCAGACAGTTGTGCAACTGGGTGCTGGTGGCGCCGGTTCGGCGGTGGCCAATGCCCTTGTGGGCTGCGGTGTGGGTGAGTTGCTCATTGCCGATCTGGATCATGCGCGTGCCACAGCGCTGGTGGCGCGGTTGAATGGCAAGGGCGCCAATGCGGCGGCGCTATCGCTCGAGAGCATCGGGACGCGGCGGTTCGATGGCATCGTCAACGCCACCCCGATCGGTATGGATGCCACGCCGGGCATGCCGGTGGACCGCTCGGTGCTGCGCCCCGACATCTGGGTGGCCGATATCATCTATTTTCCATTGGAAACCGAGCTGCTGGCAAGCGCCCGGGCCCTGGGGTGCAGAACCCTGTCGGGCGCTTCAATGGCTGTTTTTCAAGCCGTGAAGGCGTTTGAACTGTTCACGGGCAGGCCTGCTGATGCAGATGCCATGCGCGCGACATTCGACGGCTTCGAGACAAGAGTTCCATAG
- a CDS encoding bifunctional sugar phosphate isomerase/epimerase/4-hydroxyphenylpyruvate dioxygenase family protein, whose translation MKTGIATVSISGDLREKLSAIANAGFDGIEIFENDFLAFESSPADVGKMVRDHGLEIQLFQPFRDFEGMPEPARSRVFDRAERKFDLMEQLGADLVLICSNVSPMALGGIDRAAADFAELGERAAKRGLRVGYEALAWGRHINDHRDAWEIVRRANHPNVGLILDSFHTLSRGIAVDSIRSIPADKIFFVQLADAPLIDMDLLYWSRHFRNMPGQGDLDVTGFTRAVLATGYSDVFSLEIFNDQFRGGSPASIALDGKRSLSNLMDAVQRVDGPVAALTARLPPPAEVEGVAFVEFAVGEAESDDLVAILSALGFRHAARHRAKDIDVWQQGEIRILLNRDREGFAHSSYIVHGAGVCDIGLRLDNSTEALERAKALGAKVFEQAPGPGELAIPAIRGLGGSILHFIDGSAPLSGVWELEFEAVDAQSPVEEAGLTRLDHIAQTMDASEMLTWQLFYNSLFATRKTPTLDVVDPAGLVRSLAIENSDGSFRFTLNGAENQRTLAGHFIAEGFGSAAQHIALQSNDIFATLAVLKTRGFVPLAISPNYYDDLAARFGLDDGFLEQLSASGVLYDRDEGGEFYQVYSQTYAEGFFFEIVERRGGYSGYGAANAPFRIAAQKRQLRLPSMPRH comes from the coding sequence ATGAAAACCGGCATTGCCACCGTATCGATCAGCGGCGACTTGCGCGAAAAGCTCAGCGCCATCGCCAATGCCGGGTTCGACGGGATCGAGATCTTCGAGAATGATTTTCTAGCCTTTGAAAGCAGCCCGGCCGATGTGGGCAAGATGGTGCGCGATCACGGGCTGGAAATTCAATTGTTTCAGCCGTTTCGTGATTTTGAGGGCATGCCAGAACCGGCCCGGAGCCGGGTGTTTGACCGGGCCGAACGCAAGTTTGACCTGATGGAACAGCTGGGCGCCGATCTCGTGTTGATCTGTTCAAATGTGTCGCCAATGGCGCTGGGCGGGATCGACCGCGCGGCCGCCGATTTTGCCGAGTTGGGGGAGCGCGCGGCCAAGCGCGGGCTGCGCGTGGGCTATGAGGCCCTGGCCTGGGGCCGGCACATCAATGATCACCGCGATGCCTGGGAGATCGTGCGGCGCGCCAATCACCCCAATGTGGGCCTGATACTGGACAGCTTTCATACGCTGTCGCGCGGCATTGCGGTGGATTCGATCCGCTCGATCCCAGCAGACAAGATATTTTTTGTGCAGCTGGCCGATGCGCCCCTGATCGATATGGACCTGCTCTATTGGAGTCGGCATTTCCGCAATATGCCAGGACAGGGGGATCTTGATGTCACCGGTTTTACGCGAGCCGTGCTGGCAACAGGCTATAGCGATGTATTTTCGCTCGAAATCTTCAATGACCAGTTTCGCGGAGGCTCACCGGCATCGATTGCGCTGGATGGCAAGCGCAGTCTAAGCAATCTGATGGACGCCGTGCAGCGGGTCGACGGGCCGGTTGCTGCACTGACCGCGCGACTGCCGCCGCCGGCAGAGGTGGAGGGCGTGGCCTTTGTCGAATTTGCCGTGGGCGAGGCGGAGTCAGACGATCTGGTGGCGATCCTGAGCGCGCTGGGGTTTCGGCATGCCGCCCGGCACCGTGCCAAGGACATCGATGTATGGCAGCAGGGGGAGATCCGCATCCTGCTCAACCGGGACCGTGAGGGTTTTGCGCATTCCTCCTACATCGTGCATGGCGCAGGCGTGTGTGACATCGGCCTGAGGCTGGACAATTCGACAGAGGCGCTGGAACGCGCCAAGGCTCTGGGCGCCAAGGTGTTCGAACAGGCCCCCGGACCGGGGGAGCTTGCCATTCCCGCCATTCGCGGACTGGGCGGCAGCATATTGCACTTCATTGACGGATCGGCCCCGCTCTCGGGTGTGTGGGAGCTCGAATTCGAGGCGGTCGATGCGCAGTCTCCAGTTGAGGAAGCAGGTCTGACCCGGTTAGATCACATTGCCCAGACCATGGACGCAAGCGAGATGCTGACCTGGCAGTTATTCTACAATTCGCTGTTTGCTACGCGCAAAACGCCAACGCTGGATGTCGTGGATCCCGCGGGACTGGTGCGCAGTCTAGCGATCGAAAACAGCGATGGCTCGTTCCGCTTCACGCTGAACGGCGCTGAGAACCAGCGGACCCTGGCGGGGCATTTCATCGCCGAGGGTTTTGGGTCTGCTGCCCAGCATATTGCGCTGCAAAGCAATGACATCTTTGCCACGCTTGCGGTTCTCAAGACGCGCGGCTTCGTGCCGCTTGCGATCTCGCCCAATTACTATGATGATCTGGCCGCCCGGTTCGGGCTTGACGATGGATTTCTCGAGCAGTTGTCTGCCAGCGGTGTGCTCTATGACCGCGATGAGGGTGGCGAGTTCTACCAGGTCTATAGTCAGACCTATGCTGAAGGCTTCTTCTTTGAGATCGTGGAGCGGCGCGGCGGCTATAGTGGCTATGGCGCAGCCAATGCGCCCTTCCGCATAGCCGCGCAGAAGCGTCAACTCAGACTGCCATCAATGCCCCGCCACTAG
- a CDS encoding HlyD family secretion protein, producing the protein MNTRAPASGENISKTAPDAVAPANKAAQNNAPSQKGGGPRRLILMAVIPLLIIGTGAWFWLTGGRFEETDNAYVQQSKLSISADVSGRVAEVLVHDNQIVSAGDMLFSIDPQPFSIALSQANAALASARVNVEQLKIAYGTAQAQLHASLDTLAIRQAAFDRKNALVTQGLTADASLDDSKLAVQQAQSAVDLGQQQVAAAIAALAGDPAIATDAHPAVLAALASVEQAGRNLNKASVVAPASGIISNVSSLNVGQFIAAGAMIAALVETDDTWIQANFKETQLAELKVGQPVEIHVDAYPDVLHGTLDSFGAATGSEFALIPAQNATGNWVKVVQRVPVRIVLSERASVVLRTGMSAKVTVDTGRSTIDKLRGQ; encoded by the coding sequence ATGAACACCCGCGCTCCCGCTTCAGGGGAAAACATCTCAAAAACCGCGCCTGACGCTGTGGCTCCCGCTAATAAAGCAGCACAGAACAATGCGCCGTCCCAAAAGGGTGGCGGCCCACGGCGACTGATCCTGATGGCCGTCATCCCGCTCTTGATCATTGGCACAGGAGCCTGGTTCTGGCTCACCGGCGGGCGCTTCGAAGAAACCGACAACGCTTATGTTCAGCAATCCAAGCTATCAATCAGTGCGGATGTGTCTGGTCGTGTCGCCGAGGTGCTCGTCCATGACAACCAGATCGTCAGCGCTGGCGATATGCTGTTCTCCATTGATCCGCAGCCATTTTCGATTGCGTTGAGTCAGGCCAATGCAGCGCTGGCTTCAGCTCGGGTCAATGTCGAGCAGCTCAAGATCGCCTATGGCACCGCACAGGCGCAACTCCACGCCAGTCTGGACACGCTGGCAATTCGTCAGGCCGCGTTTGACCGCAAGAATGCCTTGGTGACACAGGGGCTAACCGCCGATGCCTCACTCGATGATTCCAAGTTGGCAGTACAGCAGGCGCAGAGCGCTGTGGACTTGGGCCAGCAGCAGGTCGCAGCAGCCATTGCGGCGCTTGCGGGTGACCCAGCGATTGCAACAGATGCCCATCCTGCTGTTCTGGCAGCATTGGCGTCGGTCGAACAGGCTGGACGCAATCTGAATAAGGCGTCTGTGGTCGCCCCGGCGAGTGGGATTATTTCAAATGTCTCGAGCCTCAATGTCGGCCAGTTCATCGCCGCAGGCGCAATGATCGCGGCGTTGGTTGAAACCGACGACACCTGGATCCAAGCCAATTTCAAGGAGACCCAACTGGCTGAGCTCAAAGTTGGTCAACCGGTCGAAATCCATGTCGATGCCTATCCAGATGTTCTGCACGGCACGCTGGACAGCTTTGGCGCGGCGACAGGGTCTGAATTTGCCCTGATCCCGGCGCAGAACGCCACCGGCAATTGGGTCAAGGTAGTGCAGCGCGTGCCGGTGCGTATTGTATTGTCTGAACGGGCTTCAGTTGTCTTGCGCACCGGGATGAGCGCCAAGGTCACGGTCGATACTGGGCGCTCCACGATCGACAAGCTCCGGGGCCAATAG
- the dctP gene encoding TRAP transporter substrate-binding protein DctP, which translates to MRSIVDNKTIMTGLAALAISMLSTASFAQDKVELIYSDTVAESDIRSELLRTEFGGCLGDGFDFKPYFGATLFKQGTELTAMQRGNLDMAGLAIYDFQNQVPATGILGAAYLYRDYDHLRAVTHSDVLNELWGEVESATGVKVLANPYIGTRHVNLRGDKKIMTPEDMAGVKLRMPGGEGWQFVGEALGANPTPMAFTEVYTGLQTGAIDGQDNPLPADKSMKFYEVTDQIVLTGHLIANNQFSISMSKWDSMNAEQQGKVQECAFNFEAALDKETLAQEAVLVDFFKGEGLDVYEPNKTAFRDHVLDMYVNSDFSKDWPAGLLDKINAL; encoded by the coding sequence ATGCGTTCAATCGTCGACAACAAGACCATCATGACCGGACTAGCTGCTCTGGCCATCAGCATGCTTTCGACTGCCAGCTTTGCGCAGGACAAGGTCGAGCTGATCTATTCCGACACCGTTGCTGAATCGGATATCCGCAGCGAATTGCTGCGCACCGAATTCGGTGGTTGCCTGGGTGACGGTTTTGACTTCAAGCCCTATTTCGGCGCGACCCTGTTCAAGCAGGGCACCGAATTGACCGCCATGCAGCGCGGCAATCTCGATATGGCCGGCCTGGCAATCTATGACTTCCAGAATCAGGTGCCTGCCACCGGCATTCTGGGCGCTGCCTATCTTTATCGCGACTATGATCACCTGCGTGCTGTCACCCATTCAGACGTTCTGAACGAGCTTTGGGGCGAAGTGGAAAGCGCAACGGGCGTCAAGGTTCTGGCCAATCCCTATATTGGGACGCGGCACGTCAACCTGCGTGGCGACAAGAAGATCATGACGCCTGAGGACATGGCCGGCGTCAAGCTGCGCATGCCGGGCGGCGAAGGCTGGCAGTTCGTGGGCGAGGCGCTGGGCGCCAACCCGACACCAATGGCGTTCACCGAAGTCTATACCGGCCTCCAGACCGGCGCGATCGATGGTCAGGACAATCCCCTGCCAGCCGACAAGTCGATGAAATTCTATGAAGTCACCGACCAGATCGTGCTGACCGGTCATCTGATCGCCAACAACCAGTTCTCGATCTCGATGTCCAAGTGGGACAGCATGAACGCAGAGCAGCAGGGCAAGGTGCAGGAATGCGCGTTCAACTTCGAGGCGGCGCTGGACAAGGAAACGTTGGCACAGGAGGCGGTGCTTGTCGATTTCTTCAAGGGCGAAGGGCTGGACGTTTACGAGCCTAACAAGACAGCCTTCCGCGACCACGTTCTGGACATGTACGTCAATTCGGACTTCTCCAAGGACTGGCCAGCAGGTCTGCTGGACAAGATCAACGCCCTCTAG
- a CDS encoding TRAP transporter small permease — translation MSHLALLWGRLHRIAEALIVLLLASMFASFLIQIVFRYFLNLPLGWTVEFVTIAWLWGILFGYAFVLRDDEVIRLDIVYLAVPTPAQRAMDFLSSAVVAGILVWSLPQIYNYISFMKIERTAFLKIRFDHLFAIYIPFVLAVVVRSLRTCWRALKGQGYGPTASSEAAENV, via the coding sequence ATGAGCCACCTAGCCTTGCTGTGGGGCAGACTGCACCGGATAGCGGAAGCGCTGATCGTGCTGCTGCTCGCCAGCATGTTCGCGAGCTTTCTGATCCAGATCGTGTTTCGCTACTTTCTGAACCTGCCGCTGGGCTGGACGGTGGAATTCGTCACCATTGCCTGGTTGTGGGGCATTCTGTTCGGCTATGCGTTTGTGCTGCGCGACGATGAGGTCATCCGCCTCGATATTGTCTATCTGGCCGTGCCGACGCCGGCGCAGCGCGCCATGGACTTCCTCTCCTCTGCGGTGGTTGCAGGCATCCTGGTGTGGTCGCTGCCGCAGATCTACAACTACATCTCCTTCATGAAGATCGAGCGGACGGCCTTTCTCAAGATCCGCTTCGATCATCTGTTCGCCATTTACATCCCCTTCGTCCTGGCCGTGGTGGTGCGCAGTCTGCGGACCTGCTGGCGTGCCCTGAAAGGGCAGGGATATGGGCCAACCGCCAGCAGCGAGGCTGCCGAGAATGTTTGA